From Pseudobdellovibrio exovorus JSS, a single genomic window includes:
- the sppA gene encoding signal peptide peptidase SppA, with the protein MKKWSFRRKFVIGLILILLGIYIYRTSTGYWGDNESRLSKNAILHLEVNGVILNGKKLLTTLKKYKTDSAIKAIVVDINSPGGAVGPSQEIYYELMRVKQETKKPIVCVSTNLIASGGYYVALACDKIVVAPGTMLGSIGVIMEFANLEKLYDWAKIQRYSISSGRFKDSGSEYRPMREDERLLFQGMIDEVYEQFRNAVIEARQLPHETVAMYADGRVMTGAKAVELKFADSIGTFEDAVKLAATEAGLGDDYKVFKPKKERTGFMDIFSLNDDVDDLNTLTDVQELMSGKAAISSGAAKEVIRTVLKTRYLNQPLYLMPGYWE; encoded by the coding sequence ATGAAGAAGTGGTCATTCCGTAGAAAATTTGTCATCGGTCTTATTCTGATTCTTTTGGGTATTTACATCTATCGTACCTCAACAGGTTACTGGGGTGATAACGAAAGTCGACTTTCTAAAAATGCAATTCTGCACTTAGAAGTGAATGGCGTTATTCTTAATGGCAAAAAGCTATTAACCACTCTTAAAAAATACAAAACAGATTCCGCTATCAAAGCCATTGTTGTGGATATCAATTCTCCAGGAGGAGCGGTTGGTCCTTCGCAAGAAATTTATTACGAGTTAATGCGAGTTAAGCAAGAGACTAAAAAACCAATCGTTTGTGTCAGCACCAACTTGATTGCAAGCGGTGGTTACTATGTGGCTTTGGCCTGCGACAAAATCGTAGTAGCTCCGGGGACTATGTTAGGTTCTATCGGTGTTATTATGGAGTTTGCTAACTTAGAAAAACTATATGATTGGGCTAAAATTCAACGTTATTCAATATCTTCAGGTCGATTTAAAGACTCAGGATCTGAGTACAGACCTATGCGTGAAGATGAGCGTTTATTATTCCAAGGGATGATTGATGAAGTATATGAACAGTTTCGCAATGCTGTGATTGAAGCTCGTCAGTTACCTCACGAAACTGTAGCTATGTATGCTGATGGACGTGTGATGACAGGAGCTAAAGCTGTCGAGCTGAAATTTGCAGATTCTATCGGGACATTTGAAGATGCGGTGAAACTAGCAGCTACAGAAGCTGGTTTAGGGGATGATTACAAAGTCTTTAAACCGAAAAAAGAGCGCACAGGCTTTATGGATATTTTCAGTCTAAATGATGATGTGGACGATCTGAACACGCTGACTGATGTTCAAGAGTTAATGAGTGGTAAAGCTGCGATTTCTAGCGGGGCCGCAAAAGAAGTTATCAGAACAGTTTTGAAAACGCGTTACTTAAATCAACCTCTTTATTTGATGCCTGGTTATTGGGAGTAG